The Candidatus Melainabacteria bacterium RIFOXYA2_FULL_32_9 region AAACCAAGTTCAATAGCGATATTAGCTTCATCTAAAACGATAAGCTGATATTTCCCGGACTGCACTGCTTTTTTAGCCACTTCCCAACCGTTAGTAATCTCTAATTGATCCGATTCAGTCATATTATTCGCATAGACAATTCTATTTAACCCTGCTTGCACAATAGTTAAATGTTTCATAAGATCAGGGCTTAATGATCTGAAAGAGTACAACTCTCCATAATTATCGCCACCTTTAGTAAATAAAACAATAAGAACATTCCATCCTCTACCAAGAGCTCTCATCGTCAAACCTAAAGAAGCTGTAGTCTTACCCTTGCCATCACCTGTATAAACCTGTATATATCCCCTTTGAGCAAAAGATGGATTAACAAGCTCACTTGATTGATATTTTTGCTCATTTTTTTGACAATCATACTTATCTGGCTTCAAGTCTTGCAAAATATCTAATTGTCTTGCATCGTCAGCCATTTTAGAGTCCTTTTTCAAAATCTACTTGCATTACATTATATTTTATCACTTAAACGACAATTGAGTTTTTATTTACATTTCTCTCTAAATAGTCCTGCAGAGTATAAATAGAATATGCAGCACAAAGGATTCAGTCAAGTGCTGAACTTGGCATGCATGAAAATTATGGAATTAATTCATGCGACTTATGGGTTTTACATGAATAAATCTATACTATACCCTCTTTTATGGCCTTAACAGCAGCCTGTGTCCTGTCATCAACCACCAATTTTTGAATAATATTACACACATGAGCTTTTGCAGTATGCTCACTAATTTTCAAGTCGTTGGCAATTTCATTATTGGATTTGCCTTCCACAACTAACTTCAATACTTCATATTCTCTTTCAGTTAAATTAGCATGATCAGCTTTAAAGTCAGATCTTGACTGAGATTTATTTCCATTTGGTCCGTGTAATAAAGCCGGATTTTTTTCCTTAACTATTTTAGCTACGGTAGGATCTAACCAAATTGCACCTTCATTTACAGATTCAATAACCATAATTAAATATTCTGTTTTGATATCTTTCATTGCATAAGCATTTGCACCAGCTGCAAGTGCTTGCATAACTTCATTCTCATCACTATGAGAAGTCAATATAACAATTTTTACATCAGGATTTGCATCCTTAATTTTCCTGGTAGCTTCAATCCCATCCATTATAGGAAGGCCAATATCCATTAAAATTATATCAGGATTAAGTTCCTTAGCAAGCTTAACGGCAGTTTGACCATCTTCTGCCTCTCCCACTACTTCAAGACTTGGATATTCTTCAAAAATAGCCTTTAAACCAACTCTTAATAATTTATGGTCCTCTACCATAAGCAATTTTATCTTATTTGGCATAATCTTCTTCCTTCTCTAATGATAATTAATACTTTTTATAACCCCTAAAAATCTCTCTAATAAAACGAAAATATAGATTTAATCTCTATGGATATTAAAATATTAGACAAGTTTTAAAAGAATATTACCTCTTTAGATAAGGAGTTATCATCAGCCATTCATCTAAGCCAAGTAATATTATTTCTTATCCTTATTAATCGGAGATTTAAATTTCTAATAAATAGCAGTCAATAGAAAAAAGACCTTACACTTTGCCAGCATTAGGTCTTCATCCATTAATGACCACAACCTGTTAATTTACCATTTTGTAAATTACAGCTTTTTGATTTACGAGCCCCGCTTCTTTTAGGTGCATTTGATTTAGAATTCTTTTTGACTTGTTTTTTGTTATTTTTTATTGTTTTTACATTTTCCGCTAAGTTTGAGGGTTTTTCAGCATAAGCATTTGAAGAAACCATTAAAAACAATCCAAGAATAAAAACTATAATCTTTCTCATTTTTATCTCCATGATTTTAATATTTATACTTTTAACCCAGTTTTTAATATTTTAAGATTGGAAATGTGGCTAGAAAAACCATTTAATAATAGAAATATTAATGATATTGTTTTAATGAAATATTATTAGGATAAATTTTATGAAATACGATATAGCAATCATTGGAGCAGGACCTGGTGGTTATGTTAGCGCAATAAGAGCTGCACAGCTTGGCGCTAAAGTCGTTTTAATAGAAAAAGAAAACATTGGAGGCGTGTGCCTTAACTGGGGATGTATTCCGACTAAAGCTATTTTAGCCAGTGTTGACAGATATAATGAAGCTAAAAAGTTCTCTAAATTTGGAATAAACATTGAAAATTTAACTTTTGATTACAAAAAAATATCAGATCGCAAATTGACTATAGTTGAAAAACTAAGAAAAAGCCTTTCTCAACTCATTAAAAGCTATGGTATTGATATTATTTCCGGTGAAGCAGCCATAGAAAACAAAAATATGGTAAAAGTTACCAATTCTCAAGGAATTCAGGAAGTAGAATTTGATTATCTGATTTTAGCTACAGGATCAAGACCTGTATCACTGCCAGGGTTACCTATAGATCATAAATTTATTCTTGATACGAATGATATTTTAGCTTTAGAAGAACTTCCTGATTCCATAATGATAATTGGCAGCGGCGCAAGTGGAATTGAATGGTCAAGAATATTTAGCAGTTTAGGTAAAAAAGTTATATTAGTGGAAATTGCTTCAAAACTGGCTCCTATGCTTGATAGCAGTATATCCGAAAGGCTCGAAAGGATATTTAAAAGAAATAAAATCGAGTATTACACCGAAACAAAAGTTGAAAAAATTGAAAATAAAACTGTAACTCTTCAAAATTGTAAGGAATTTCAGCCTGACATAATATTTTTAGCAGCCGGTAGGATTCCTAATTCAGATATAAAAGGGTTAGATGAAATAGGTATTATTACAAACAATAAATATATTCAGGTTGACGATAATCTCAAAACAAATATTGACAACATTTATGCAATTGGTGATGTTACAGGAAAGCTACTTTTAGCTCATGTTGCCTCTCATCAGGGAGTTAAAGCAGTAGAAAATATACTGCTTGGTAAACAAGCTAATATAAACTACAATACCATACCAAAAGTTATATATGGCACTCCTGAAATTGGCTCTGTAGGATGTTCTGAAGATGAATTAATTGCTCAAAATATAGACTATGAAAAAAGCTTATTCCCCATGAGTGCTATAGGTAAAACAATTATAGAAGATGAACTAGAGGGTTTTATTAAAGTTTTAGCCTCAAAAGACAAGATTTTAGGAGTACATCTAATTGCAGATGGTGGAGACTATATGACTCAACAAGCTGCAATAGCCATGAATTCAAATTTAACTCCAGAAGAATTAAAAGAAACAGTATTTGCACATCCGACAAACTCGGAAGCTCTTTATGAAGCTTTTTTAGGAATAGATGGACATCCTTTACATTTGCCCAAATAATAATAAAGAATACAGGGAATGACTCACTGTATAATATTAATTAGGATTTTATAAATTAACCACTAGAAAGACTTGAAAGATAATGAGACAAAAGCTGCCTGAATGGGTAAAAAGAGGAATAATAGATACCGAAACAACAAGAACAGTAAGAAAAATACTGAGAGAAAATAATCTTAACACTGTTTGTGAAAGCGCAAGATGCCCTAATAAAAGTGAATGTTATTCAAAAAATACTGCAACATTTATGATTTTAGGCAACACCTGTACACGAAATTGTAAATTTTGCAGCGTAAATAGTGGAATTCCTGAACCAATAAATCCCAATGAGCCTGATCTCATAGCTGAAGCAGTAAAAAAATTAGGACTAAATTATGTAGTTGTGACATCAGTAACCAGAGATGATCTGGAAGATGGCGGAGCAATGCATTTTGCCAATACAATAAGATCAATCAAGAAAATTGACAATGAAATAAAAGTTGAAGTTTTAACACCTGATTTTCAGGGTAATTTAGATTCCATCAATGTAGTAATTGAGGCTAAGCCCGATGTTTTTAATCACAACATTGAGACTGTAGAGACGCTTTACCCCAAAGTTAGACCTCAGGCCGAATATAAAAGATCTCTTGAAATGATTAAATATATTAAGTCTGAAAACCATGAAATATATACAAAATCAGGCTTTATGGTTGGATTGGGAGAAACCTTTAAACAAATTAGTGAGCTTTTACAGGATCTAAAAGAGCATAATTGCGATATTGTAACAGTAGGCCAATATATCCAGCCAACTCGAAATCATCTGGAAGTTTCCAGGTATCTACAGCCAGAAGAATTCGACCATATAAAACAATTAGCACTTGAAACAGGCATTAAATACCCTATTTCAGCTCCACTTGTAAGAAGTTCTTATAAAGCAAAAGAGATAATTTGCGGCACTAAAATTTGAAAATTTTAAGAAATCGATTAATAATTTTGGTGATAATATCACCTAACTTAAGTTATCGATTATAGTCTTTGAAGCATTCAGACTTGTCTTAAAGTTCTAAGTTATCTTCGTAGTTACTATTATAATTTTAATTATTTAAAAACGTTTATACATAAAAGCTTTTCATGTTAATTTAGTTGTTGTTTAATTGTATTTATCCGAACTAATTGATAAAAAACCAGGGAAAAATTTAGATGTCAAAAAAATCTGTAATTCTAACAACTGTAATAGGAATTTTATCTATTCTGGGCTTTTTGGCATTCAACATATCCTCAAATATAACACGTGACATAAATCTTTTATCTGATGAATCTAATAACGATAGCAAAAGAGCCAATATTGAGGAACTTGTTATCACTGAAACAAGAGAAGGACAAAAATTTTGGGAGGTCTATGCAACTTCAGGACAATATAGTGATAATAAAAATATGGCGGTACTAACCAATATAAAGGGCAACTTTTATAAAGAAGGCAAGGTTGTTCTAAGTTTTGATGCACCAGTAGCTACATATATATCTAGAAATAAGGAAATTAGATTATCAGGTGGCTCAAGAGCAGCTACAAACAACGATATTCTTATCACCTCCAAGGAATTAACTTGGACTGGTGGTAAAGATGAAATTCTGGCTAAAGGAAACGTTAAAATCAAAAAATCAGATGAACTAATTATAACCAGCGACAAATCATCTTTTAATACTGATTTTACATACCTTAAATTAATGGGAAATTCTGAGACTAATGTGTACAAGAAAAATTAATGGGTTACAATAAATCTAATAAATGCGAGACTGGAATATGAGAAAATTATTTTTAATAATCACGCTACTAATTGTTATATCAAAGGCTATTTGTCCAGCCCTGGCTGAAAATGTTATTGTTCAGGCAAATAAACAAAACTATAATGCTGCAAACAACCTGATGACTTTTGAAGGAAATGTAAAAGTAGATTTTGACAACATTTCAATTAAAAGTCCAAAAGCTTTTCTGAAACCCGGCCAAGATTGAAACCCTCAAGCCGCAACATTTGTACAAGGGGCTGAAGCCATAAAAATTGATGGTAATTCAAAAAGTAGCGTTAAGGCTAATATAATCAAAGTATCTATACTTGAAAACAAGATTAGAGCTCAGGGAAATCCAAGTTCAACGATTACTGAAAATAAAAAACCTATAGCCACTATCAAGTCTGATGAGCAAGAATTTGATATGGAGAGTAACATAATTACAGCTACAGGCAATGTAATTATAAATTATGAAGAAATTAAAGCTAATTCAACTAACGCAAAAATTAAAATAAACGAATCAGGTAAGCCGGAACTAATAAATCTTATAGGTTCAGCTAAAGTAGTTCAAGGTAAAAATATTGTAAATGCTACAAACTTGCTTTTTAATCCAATATCTAATGAGCTTATAGCATCAGGTAGCGCTAAATCACAAACCACTTTAGAAGATATGACACAAGTATCAATCTGGTCAGATTATCAGCAATTTGATCAAAATACCCATACTTTAATAACAAGTGGTCGTGTAAAGATAGTTTATAAAGATTATATTGCAACAGGGCCTAAAGCCACATTTTTGCCGGATACTAAGACTCATAAACCTAATAAGATAGTCTTTATGGGTAGATCAAAAATTCAGGAAGGAAGCCGTACAGTAGAAGCAGATAAGCTTGAACTTAGTGTCAATCCTAAAACCTTCACAGCAGAAGGAAATGTAAGAAGCCAATTTACTCAGATAGGACTTAATAACAAACTAAACTCAAGCACTAAAAAACAACCTAAAACCACTGAAGAAACTAACAAAGAAGAAAAAATCAACTTGGATGATTTCACCCCGGTAAATGACATAAAATAAACAGGAATAAAGGACAAGAAAAATCAATGACAATAATCGCACATGGACTAAAAAAAATTTATAACGATAGAACTGTGGTTAATGATATAACTTTTGAAGTTCATCCTGGTGAGGTAGTCGGACTTTTAGGGCCAAATGGAGCAGGAAAAACAACAACATTCTATATGCTTGTTGGTCTGGTCAAGCCTGACGGGGGAAGAATTATAATTGATGAAAAAGACCTTACATGCAGACCTATTCACGAAAGAGCCAGAGCCGGCATTGGTTATCTTCCTCAGGAACCTTCAATATTTAGAAAGTTA contains the following coding sequences:
- a CDS encoding dihydrolipoyl dehydrogenase gives rise to the protein MNFMKYDIAIIGAGPGGYVSAIRAAQLGAKVVLIEKENIGGVCLNWGCIPTKAILASVDRYNEAKKFSKFGINIENLTFDYKKISDRKLTIVEKLRKSLSQLIKSYGIDIISGEAAIENKNMVKVTNSQGIQEVEFDYLILATGSRPVSLPGLPIDHKFILDTNDILALEELPDSIMIIGSGASGIEWSRIFSSLGKKVILVEIASKLAPMLDSSISERLERIFKRNKIEYYTETKVEKIENKTVTLQNCKEFQPDIIFLAAGRIPNSDIKGLDEIGIITNNKYIQVDDNLKTNIDNIYAIGDVTGKLLLAHVASHQGVKAVENILLGKQANINYNTIPKVIYGTPEIGSVGCSEDELIAQNIDYEKSLFPMSAIGKTIIEDELEGFIKVLASKDKILGVHLIADGGDYMTQQAAIAMNSNLTPEELKETVFAHPTNSEALYEAFLGIDGHPLHLPK
- a CDS encoding lipoyl synthase gives rise to the protein MRQKLPEWVKRGIIDTETTRTVRKILRENNLNTVCESARCPNKSECYSKNTATFMILGNTCTRNCKFCSVNSGIPEPINPNEPDLIAEAVKKLGLNYVVVTSVTRDDLEDGGAMHFANTIRSIKKIDNEIKVEVLTPDFQGNLDSINVVIEAKPDVFNHNIETVETLYPKVRPQAEYKRSLEMIKYIKSENHEIYTKSGFMVGLGETFKQISELLQDLKEHNCDIVTVGQYIQPTRNHLEVSRYLQPEEFDHIKQLALETGIKYPISAPLVRSSYKAKEIICGTKI